A single Chryseobacterium sp. DNA region contains:
- a CDS encoding endonuclease domain-containing protein translates to MKEILTTINGIPIYRNFVENLPYSPYLKVLLKEKRKARILGEVIFWKKVRAKTFHKIDFDRQRIIGNYIVDFYVKTLGLIIEIDGSSYDEKEVYDGIREKYLESLGLLVFRISDFDVRNNLSAVMKELEDFIILHYGNTSSSKIL, encoded by the coding sequence ATGAAAGAAATCCTTACCACCATCAATGGAATTCCTATCTACAGGAATTTCGTAGAAAACCTTCCCTACAGTCCTTATTTAAAAGTATTATTAAAAGAAAAGCGCAAAGCCCGGATTTTGGGTGAAGTGATTTTCTGGAAGAAGGTTCGTGCAAAAACTTTTCATAAGATTGATTTCGACAGACAGAGGATTATTGGAAATTATATTGTTGATTTTTATGTAAAAACTTTAGGGCTTATCATTGAGATTGACGGTTCAAGTTATGATGAGAAAGAAGTATATGATGGGATAAGGGAGAAATATCTTGAGTCTCTTGGACTACTGGTTTTCAGAATTAGTGATTTTGATGTGAGGAATAATCTGAGTGCGGTGATGAAGGAGTTGGAGGATTTTATTATACTACACTATGGAAATACCTCGTCTTCAAAAATTCTTTAA
- a CDS encoding D-glycerate dehydrogenase, producing MKVFINKRIPETGIKILEEEGLEIIFPQHENLSHEEWLKYCQNADAILSIGNDFKYNKGFFEACPSIKAIALYSVGFDHVDIKEASQRNIPIGNTPDVLSKATSDVAFLLMQAVARRASYNFQKVKEGNWGAFDPLHALGQELYGKTLGIFGLGRIGFEMAEKSQKAFDMKIIYHNRHPNGEAEKELGATYVSFEELIKNSDVLSVHANFTPEHQELFNHEVFEQMKTNAIFINTARGGFHHQKDLYHALVKKQIWGAGLDVTNPEPMMKDDPILELSSVCVLPHIGSATIEARNGMAKLAAENITAFSKGQRMPHCANPEIYSPTL from the coding sequence ATGAAAGTTTTTATAAACAAAAGGATTCCTGAAACCGGGATCAAAATATTGGAAGAAGAAGGACTGGAAATCATATTTCCTCAACATGAAAACCTTTCTCATGAAGAATGGCTGAAGTACTGCCAGAATGCAGATGCTATTTTAAGTATAGGAAATGATTTTAAATATAATAAAGGGTTTTTTGAAGCCTGCCCCAGCATTAAAGCGATTGCCCTGTATTCGGTAGGCTTTGATCATGTAGATATTAAAGAAGCCAGCCAGAGGAATATTCCGATCGGCAATACTCCGGATGTTTTGAGCAAAGCTACTTCTGATGTCGCTTTTCTGTTGATGCAGGCCGTAGCAAGAAGAGCCAGCTATAATTTCCAAAAAGTAAAAGAAGGGAACTGGGGCGCTTTCGATCCTTTACATGCCTTGGGCCAGGAACTTTACGGGAAGACACTGGGGATTTTCGGATTGGGAAGAATCGGTTTTGAAATGGCTGAAAAATCTCAAAAAGCTTTTGATATGAAGATTATCTATCATAACCGTCATCCTAATGGTGAAGCGGAAAAAGAATTGGGAGCCACCTATGTCTCTTTTGAAGAACTGATTAAAAATTCAGATGTATTAAGCGTTCATGCTAATTTTACCCCGGAGCATCAAGAGCTTTTTAATCATGAGGTATTTGAACAGATGAAGACCAATGCTATTTTTATCAACACGGCAAGAGGAGGCTTCCACCATCAGAAGGATCTGTATCATGCACTGGTAAAAAAACAGATTTGGGGCGCAGGCCTTGATGTGACCAATCCTGAACCTATGATGAAGGACGATCCTATCTTAGAACTTTCGAGTGTTTGCGTACTGCCTCATATCGGTTCAGCGACCATTGAAGCCCGAAATGGAATGGCAAAGCTGGCAGCAGAAAATATTACAGCCTTTAGTAAGGGGCAAAGAATGCCGCATTGTGCAAATCCTGAAATATATTCCCCTACTTTATAA
- a CDS encoding prevent-host-death protein has translation MDTNRFKSSHDFSNVQKNLHNNPGYSVESYSQQVKDYINEMKGKNQEATKQGFMSHAQKSAKEVWEEIQEMASEAWENNKKHTDEKK, from the coding sequence ATGGATACGAATAGATTCAAGTCATCACATGATTTCAGTAATGTTCAGAAGAATCTGCATAATAATCCGGGATATAGTGTAGAAAGCTATTCCCAGCAGGTCAAAGATTATATCAACGAGATGAAAGGAAAGAACCAGGAAGCGACCAAACAAGGGTTTATGAGCCACGCCCAGAAGTCTGCAAAAGAAGTTTGGGAAGAGATTCAGGAGATGGCTTCCGAAGCCTGGGAGAACAATAAAAAACATACGGATGAAAAGAAATAG
- a CDS encoding protein-L-isoaspartate(D-aspartate) O-methyltransferase has protein sequence MQDSFVHKGKRKILVDYLRQRIGISDENVLQAMSEVPRHLFIESIFEDFAYEDRAFPILAHQTISHPSTVAEQSELLQVKAGEKVLEIGTGCGYQTAVLLAMKALVYTVERQKDLFDFSKNKLRELHLFPKFQSFGDGFAGLPTFAPFDKIIVTCGASALPTELLKQLKVGGKMVIPLGPTDEQVLYRFTKVGPTEFEKEEFGAYKFVPMLGSTNQ, from the coding sequence ATGCAGGATTCGTTTGTACATAAAGGAAAAAGAAAGATTTTAGTGGATTATCTCCGACAGAGGATTGGAATTTCGGATGAAAACGTACTTCAGGCAATGAGTGAAGTTCCGAGACACCTTTTCATCGAGAGCATCTTTGAAGATTTTGCCTATGAAGACAGGGCTTTCCCTATTTTGGCGCATCAGACTATTTCCCATCCTTCAACGGTAGCAGAGCAGTCTGAGCTGCTGCAGGTAAAGGCAGGTGAAAAAGTACTGGAGATCGGAACAGGATGTGGATATCAGACAGCTGTTTTACTGGCGATGAAAGCTTTGGTGTATACAGTAGAAAGACAGAAGGATCTTTTCGATTTCTCAAAAAACAAATTAAGGGAACTTCATTTGTTCCCCAAATTCCAAAGTTTTGGAGATGGCTTTGCAGGACTTCCGACTTTTGCCCCTTTTGACAAAATTATTGTAACCTGTGGAGCATCCGCTTTACCGACTGAATTATTAAAGCAGCTGAAAGTAGGTGGAAAAATGGTGATCCCATTAGGACCCACAGATGAACAGGTATTGTACAGATTTACAAAAGTAGGCCCTACAGAATTTGAAAAAGAAGAATTTGGAGCGTACAAATTTGTTCCGATGCTCGGAAGTACCAATCAGTAA
- a CDS encoding Gfo/Idh/MocA family oxidoreductase yields MLKAGLVGAGHLGKIHLRLLNQSDRYEFVGFHDKDVENGKKLEAEFGYKYFENFDELLGQIDMLDIVTPTVYHYDYALKAIEKGLHFFIEKPVTQTLEQAQEILRLCQENGIKAQVGHVERYNPAFIATKEYINNPMFIEIHRLAEFNPRGTDVSVVLDLMIHDLDILLSMARSKVKNIHASGVCVVSKTPDIANARIEFENGCVANLTTSRISMKAMRKSRFFQKDAYISVDFLEKKAEVIRMKDAPENPTPFDMIIENADGEKNQILFEYPNIEPNNAILDELNSFADAITDDKNVEVSLEDGTEALKVALEIMKLIS; encoded by the coding sequence ATGTTAAAAGCAGGTTTGGTAGGTGCCGGACACTTGGGAAAAATACATTTAAGACTTCTTAATCAATCTGATCGATATGAATTTGTAGGTTTCCATGATAAAGATGTTGAAAACGGGAAAAAATTAGAGGCCGAATTCGGATATAAATATTTTGAAAATTTTGATGAACTTCTTGGCCAGATTGATATGCTGGACATTGTAACGCCAACGGTTTATCATTATGACTATGCTTTAAAAGCGATCGAAAAAGGACTGCATTTTTTCATTGAAAAACCGGTGACCCAAACTCTTGAGCAGGCCCAGGAAATTTTACGGCTATGCCAGGAAAATGGGATCAAGGCGCAGGTAGGGCATGTGGAAAGATATAATCCGGCCTTTATTGCCACCAAGGAATATATCAATAACCCGATGTTCATTGAAATTCACAGGCTGGCGGAGTTCAATCCTCGCGGTACAGATGTTTCCGTGGTATTGGACCTTATGATCCACGATCTGGATATTCTATTGAGTATGGCCAGATCCAAGGTAAAAAATATTCATGCAAGCGGAGTTTGTGTGGTCAGCAAGACACCGGACATTGCCAATGCCAGAATAGAGTTTGAAAACGGATGCGTGGCTAACCTTACCACTTCCAGAATTTCTATGAAGGCGATGAGAAAAAGCAGATTCTTCCAGAAGGACGCTTATATATCTGTTGATTTCCTGGAGAAAAAAGCGGAAGTGATCAGAATGAAAGATGCTCCTGAAAATCCTACCCCATTTGATATGATCATCGAAAATGCTGATGGTGAGAAGAACCAGATCCTTTTTGAATATCCGAACATTGAACCGAACAATGCGATTTTAGATGAATTGAATTCTTTCGCCGATGCGATCACAGATGATAAAAATGTGGAGGTTTCCCTTGAAGATGGCACCGAAGCATTAAAGGTCGCTTTGGAGATCATGAAACTGATCAGTTAA
- a CDS encoding cellulase family glycosylhydrolase, which yields MKRAVLLSALLLSQFGTSQLLTTSGQKIINDKGENIQLRGLGLGGWMLQEGYMLKTADFAGPQYKIKEKIAELIGEDGMNEFYKAYLANGITKQDIDFLAKAGFNSIRLPMHYNLYTLPIEKEPVKGQNTWLEEGFKMTDDLLQWCADNKIYLILDLHAAPGGQGNDVNISDHDKSKPSLWENEDNQKKTIALWKKLAQRYKDSPWIGGYDLINEPNINFTGKNPNGTDEMSNAPLWKLQKDITAAIREVDQKHIIFIEGNGWGNNYNGLIPIWDHNMAFSFHKYWNYNDDQTIKAALDLREKHNMPIWLGETGENSNVWFTELIQLLDKHNIGYAFWPMKKIDNIAGITNVKTTPAYEKLLDYWKNGGEKPTKEYAKKALMQIADHYKFSSVEIKNDVIDAMFRQVTDASTKPFKNHWVPGRVFATEYDLGRMGSAYLDKDFINLWVSDPAKRSEWNSGQQMRNDGVDLYKCNDKITNQYYVGKTESGEWLQYTIYSKGDKNYTADIRYAAANDSKIRIETESGKVLAGVSLPSTGGNENWKTIPVKNIPLKKGENKIRIVFENDGANLNYFEVK from the coding sequence ATGAAAAGAGCCGTTCTATTATCCGCTTTATTATTGTCTCAATTTGGGACATCACAATTATTAACAACTTCAGGACAAAAGATCATTAATGATAAAGGGGAAAACATCCAGCTGAGAGGCCTTGGTTTAGGCGGATGGATGCTTCAGGAAGGGTATATGCTGAAAACAGCTGATTTTGCAGGCCCTCAGTATAAGATCAAGGAAAAGATTGCTGAACTTATCGGTGAAGACGGAATGAATGAATTCTACAAAGCCTATCTTGCTAACGGAATAACCAAACAGGACATTGATTTTTTAGCAAAAGCAGGATTTAACTCGATCAGGCTTCCCATGCATTACAACCTCTATACGCTTCCTATCGAAAAAGAACCGGTAAAAGGCCAGAATACCTGGCTGGAAGAAGGTTTTAAAATGACGGATGATCTTCTTCAATGGTGTGCCGATAATAAAATATATCTGATATTGGATCTTCATGCAGCTCCGGGCGGTCAGGGAAATGATGTTAACATCTCTGATCATGATAAATCCAAACCGTCATTATGGGAGAACGAAGACAATCAGAAAAAAACGATAGCACTTTGGAAAAAACTGGCCCAAAGGTATAAAGACAGCCCATGGATAGGTGGCTATGATCTAATTAATGAACCTAATATCAATTTTACAGGAAAAAATCCAAACGGAACAGATGAAATGTCAAATGCCCCTCTGTGGAAACTTCAGAAGGATATTACTGCAGCCATCAGGGAGGTAGATCAGAAGCACATCATCTTTATCGAAGGAAACGGCTGGGGTAATAACTATAACGGGCTGATTCCTATCTGGGATCATAATATGGCCTTCAGTTTCCATAAATACTGGAATTATAATGATGACCAAACCATAAAAGCAGCTCTGGATCTGCGAGAAAAACACAATATGCCGATCTGGCTCGGAGAAACAGGAGAAAATTCAAATGTCTGGTTTACAGAGCTGATTCAATTGTTGGATAAACACAATATTGGTTATGCATTCTGGCCCATGAAAAAGATCGATAATATTGCAGGAATTACCAATGTTAAAACCACTCCTGCATACGAAAAGCTATTGGATTACTGGAAAAACGGAGGCGAAAAACCGACCAAAGAATACGCTAAGAAAGCTTTAATGCAGATTGCTGATCATTATAAATTTAGCAGTGTGGAAATTAAAAATGATGTTATTGATGCGATGTTCAGACAGGTAACGGATGCTTCTACAAAACCGTTTAAAAACCATTGGGTTCCAGGAAGAGTATTTGCTACAGAGTATGATCTGGGAAGAATGGGCTCTGCTTACCTGGATAAGGATTTCATCAATCTATGGGTAAGTGATCCGGCTAAAAGATCAGAATGGAATTCCGGCCAGCAGATGAGAAATGACGGCGTAGACCTCTATAAATGTAATGATAAGATCACGAATCAGTATTATGTAGGAAAAACAGAATCCGGAGAATGGCTTCAGTATACCATCTATTCCAAAGGAGATAAAAATTATACCGCTGATATCAGATATGCTGCTGCCAATGATTCTAAAATAAGAATTGAAACAGAATCCGGAAAAGTTTTAGCAGGCGTATCACTACCTTCTACCGGCGGAAATGAAAACTGGAAGACTATTCCGGTAAAAAATATTCCTCTGAAAAAAGGAGAAAACAAAATCAGGATCGTTTTTGAAAATGATGGGGCGAACCTGAATTATTTTGAAGTAAAATAG
- the bla-A gene encoding CGA/CIA family class A beta-lactamase: MKKTAFIFLLISAFISAQKTGLSQKISTITKGKNATVGVSVSGFENKFTYDQFGDQKFPMQSVFKFHIAAAVLHLVDQGTLSLDQKVLLNQSNLLKNTWSPLRDKYPEGNVEVPLSEIIEYTVAKSDNNGCDILLKLLGGTQTVQKLMDSKGVKGFQIKYNEEAMHKDWNVQYENYSTPKSAVDVLKKLYDGKLVSKKSTDYLMKVMRSTSTGLNKMVEQLPKNTPVARKTGASGKNKEGLTGAENEIGIITLPNGKHYALAVFVSNSMETDAVNCKVISDISKAVWDYFNK, from the coding sequence ATGAAAAAAACAGCATTCATTTTTCTTCTCATTTCAGCATTTATATCGGCACAAAAAACAGGATTGAGCCAAAAGATCAGTACAATTACCAAGGGTAAAAATGCTACGGTAGGAGTTTCTGTTTCAGGCTTTGAGAATAAATTCACGTATGATCAGTTCGGGGATCAGAAATTTCCGATGCAGAGTGTTTTTAAGTTTCATATTGCTGCTGCTGTTCTTCATCTTGTAGATCAGGGCACACTTTCATTAGATCAGAAAGTCTTACTGAATCAATCTAATTTATTGAAAAACACCTGGTCACCCCTTCGCGACAAATATCCCGAAGGAAATGTTGAAGTTCCATTAAGTGAGATCATTGAATATACCGTTGCCAAAAGTGATAATAATGGCTGTGATATCCTTCTCAAGCTGTTGGGTGGTACTCAGACCGTTCAAAAATTAATGGATTCAAAAGGCGTAAAAGGCTTTCAGATCAAATATAATGAGGAAGCCATGCATAAAGACTGGAATGTTCAATATGAAAATTACAGCACCCCAAAATCAGCCGTTGATGTCCTGAAAAAGCTGTATGACGGAAAATTGGTCTCAAAGAAATCTACAGATTATCTGATGAAAGTGATGCGGTCTACCTCAACAGGACTAAACAAAATGGTGGAACAACTTCCCAAAAACACTCCTGTGGCAAGAAAAACGGGAGCTTCCGGAAAAAATAAAGAGGGTTTGACAGGGGCCGAAAATGAAATAGGAATCATCACCTTACCGAATGGCAAGCATTACGCATTAGCTGTATTTGTCAGTAATTCAATGGAAACGGATGCGGTAAACTGCAAGGTGATTTCGGATATTTCAAAGGCGGTCTGGGATTATTTTAATAAATAA
- a CDS encoding 3-hydroxybutyryl-CoA dehydrogenase, whose amino-acid sequence MKNIVVIGAGTMGNGIAHTFAQSGFKVNLVDVSQEALDRGLKTITTNLDRIIAKGNLTEEQKAETLGNITTFTALNDAVGSADLIVEAATENLDLKLKIFGQMDELAPAGCILATNTSSISITKIAAATKRADKVIGMHFMNPVPIMKLVEIIKGYSTSKETFDAIYEMSKTLGKVPVEVNDYPGFVANRILMPMINESIETLYNGVAGVEEIDTVMKLGMAHPMGPLQLADFIGLDVCLAILNVMYDGFKNPKYAPNPLLVNMVTAGKLGVKSGEGFYDYSESKKAEKVSKMFLNSF is encoded by the coding sequence ATCAAAAACATTGTAGTTATCGGAGCGGGAACCATGGGGAATGGTATTGCACATACTTTCGCTCAAAGCGGTTTTAAAGTGAATCTGGTAGATGTCTCTCAGGAAGCTTTAGACAGAGGATTAAAAACCATTACTACGAACCTTGACAGAATCATTGCGAAGGGAAACCTTACAGAAGAACAAAAGGCTGAAACCTTAGGAAACATTACTACTTTTACGGCACTTAATGATGCTGTAGGAAGTGCTGATCTTATTGTAGAAGCAGCTACTGAGAATCTTGATCTTAAGTTAAAGATTTTCGGCCAGATGGACGAACTGGCTCCTGCAGGCTGTATTTTAGCAACCAATACTTCATCAATTTCCATTACCAAAATTGCTGCAGCAACGAAAAGAGCTGATAAAGTAATCGGAATGCATTTTATGAATCCTGTTCCTATCATGAAGCTGGTAGAAATTATCAAAGGATATTCTACTTCCAAAGAGACCTTTGATGCCATCTACGAAATGAGCAAAACATTAGGTAAAGTTCCTGTAGAAGTAAATGATTATCCTGGTTTTGTGGCGAACAGAATTCTGATGCCGATGATCAACGAATCTATTGAAACCCTTTACAATGGTGTAGCGGGTGTAGAGGAAATTGATACGGTAATGAAATTGGGTATGGCTCATCCGATGGGTCCTCTTCAGCTGGCAGATTTTATCGGTCTTGATGTATGTCTTGCAATCCTGAATGTGATGTATGACGGTTTCAAAAATCCTAAATATGCTCCTAATCCATTATTGGTAAACATGGTGACAGCCGGAAAACTGGGTGTAAAATCAGGGGAAGGCTTCTATGATTATTCTGAAAGCAAAAAAGCTGAAAAAGTTTCAAAAATGTTTTTGAACTCATTTTAA